The following proteins are co-located in the Desulfurococcus amylolyticus Z-533 genome:
- a CDS encoding TrmB family transcriptional regulator, with protein MSNIGYDSIYDIRFLIKRGILLTPPLLKTLEAVITLKKVTAEDVSKYTGRARTIESRYLSRLNKIGIIAKVKEGRRVYYIEPVQAVQEALRKYGENIIVEQLAHQISLPADIVKFIVELIRAGKVP; from the coding sequence ATGAGTAATATCGGATATGACAGTATATACGATATACGTTTCCTAATTAAACGCGGAATACTACTAACACCCCCATTACTGAAAACACTTGAAGCCGTAATAACATTAAAGAAAGTGACAGCTGAAGACGTCTCCAAGTATACTGGGAGAGCTAGGACAATCGAGTCTAGATATCTCTCCAGGTTGAACAAGATAGGTATAATTGCGAAGGTTAAAGAAGGGAGAAGGGTATATTATATAGAGCCCGTCCAGGCAGTACAGGAAGCTCTACGAAAATATGGGGAAAACATTATAGTAGAGCAGCTGGCCCACCAAATAAGTCTCCCAGCAGACATAGTGAAATTCATAGTGGAGCTAATAAGAGCGGGCAAGGTACCCTGA
- a CDS encoding DUF47 domain-containing protein — protein MSLPRGRYFEAILSSVIEHAKIVNKGMSKLVELVSNIPSGVSAVSTLYNELNSIEEKGDELKKEMIKELKVAYLHPEDRENILRFVLSLDEALGFAKAAGKRILLVLESGVPIQEGIQVLMKEIADKSLEASFKILELFEAINKDPRKALEITHEIEFLEKKIDELRLEAVGKIYLYCSKEVKPECVVIPPIIEDLEGISDVFENIADIYRLFTISR, from the coding sequence ATGAGCTTACCTAGAGGACGCTACTTCGAGGCTATACTTTCAAGCGTTATAGAGCATGCCAAGATAGTCAATAAGGGTATGTCAAAACTAGTAGAACTGGTCTCTAATATACCTAGTGGAGTCAGCGCGGTCTCAACGCTATATAATGAATTAAATAGTATTGAGGAAAAAGGCGATGAGTTAAAGAAAGAAATGATCAAGGAGTTAAAGGTGGCATACCTGCATCCGGAGGACAGGGAAAATATTCTGAGATTCGTTTTATCCCTTGACGAAGCCCTCGGTTTCGCGAAAGCTGCTGGTAAGAGAATACTCCTTGTGCTAGAGTCAGGTGTACCAATACAAGAGGGGATCCAGGTGTTAATGAAGGAGATTGCGGATAAGAGCCTTGAGGCATCATTCAAGATCCTGGAGCTATTTGAGGCGATCAATAAGGATCCTAGGAAGGCGCTTGAAATAACCCATGAGATAGAATTCCTGGAGAAGAAAATAGATGAGCTAAGACTTGAAGCAGTGGGAAAGATATACCTGTATTGCAGCAAGGAGGTTAAACCAGAGTGTGTAGTAATCCCGCCTATAATAGAGGACCTGGAAGGAATAAGCGATGTATTCGAGAACATAGCTGACATCTACCGATTGTTCACTATATCGAGATAG
- a CDS encoding nucleotidyltransferase family protein has product MIACIVPAAGLSTRFSWNKLLYLFDEEPVIIRTVKNISSSRYVSRIIIVTGYESDKVSETVKEYIGDSEKRIRIIYNPEYTRGMSSSIKKGVESLQGELHLFKGIMVNPGDVAWVHPGIYDYVSMRFLESGKKIAVASYRGRRGHPIVFSSDLFIDLTGISEESRGLKAVVEKYISETLVVETGYPGVLLDLDTVLDLNRVKEYSWR; this is encoded by the coding sequence TTGATAGCCTGCATAGTTCCTGCAGCAGGGCTAAGTACTAGGTTTTCATGGAATAAACTACTCTATTTATTCGATGAGGAACCCGTTATTATACGTACAGTTAAGAACATATCCAGCTCCAGGTATGTATCCAGGATCATAATTGTAACAGGCTATGAGTCAGACAAGGTGTCTGAGACTGTTAAGGAATACATAGGCGACTCAGAGAAAAGAATCAGGATAATATATAACCCGGAGTATACAAGAGGGATGAGTTCGAGTATTAAGAAGGGTGTAGAGTCTTTACAGGGCGAGCTTCACTTGTTTAAGGGGATAATGGTGAACCCAGGTGATGTAGCCTGGGTTCACCCAGGCATATACGACTATGTGTCTATGAGGTTCCTGGAGTCAGGTAAGAAAATAGCCGTAGCTTCATACAGGGGTAGAAGGGGTCACCCGATAGTTTTCTCAAGTGATTTATTCATTGATTTAACTGGTATAAGTGAGGAATCAAGGGGTCTTAAAGCCGTGGTGGAGAAGTATATTAGTGAAACATTGGTTGTTGAAACAGGCTATCCAGGCGTCCTGCTAGATCTAGATACCGTGCTTGATTTAAACAGGGTCAAGGAATATTCATGGAGATAG
- the hypD gene encoding hydrogenase formation protein HypD, which produces MYRSRDIAVQLSERIKELSKKILAETGRDELNIMNFCGTHEWTITHYGLRSLMPPSVNLVAGPGCPVCITPGYYIDILIDASFERNTVVLTYGDAFKLPGSRNKYPRSLFHAKANGGNVKVVYSFQDAVKEAVREPSKRHVFLAVGFETTMPATAIPLVSGKMPRNLYILSAYRLTPPIMRFLLEKHPEIRLDGIIAPGHVSAVIGANSWRFVAEEYGIPIVVSGFEPLDVVLSIYMILKSIEEGRPGLMNEYTRVVNPDGNTYALKAISEAYTVKDSYWRGIGSVPLSGAVHSPRYSNHDYLESMGFKETITDDKHPGCICDKVVLGLAKPTQCPLFMKTCTPNNPYGPCMVSSEGTCRIWAENMPVLHGAVL; this is translated from the coding sequence ATGTATAGAAGCAGAGATATAGCCGTACAGTTATCAGAAAGGATCAAAGAGCTCTCAAAAAAGATACTCGCAGAAACAGGGAGGGATGAATTAAATATAATGAATTTCTGCGGAACACATGAATGGACTATAACGCATTACGGCTTAAGATCCCTAATGCCCCCATCAGTAAACCTGGTAGCTGGGCCGGGCTGCCCAGTGTGCATCACCCCGGGATATTACATTGATATATTAATCGATGCGAGTTTTGAAAGAAACACCGTTGTCCTCACGTATGGGGATGCATTCAAGCTACCTGGCTCCAGGAATAAGTATCCAAGAAGCCTTTTCCACGCTAAGGCCAATGGGGGAAACGTGAAGGTAGTATATAGTTTTCAGGATGCTGTTAAAGAAGCTGTGAGGGAGCCGAGTAAAAGACATGTGTTCCTAGCTGTTGGATTTGAGACTACGATGCCTGCTACAGCCATCCCGCTTGTAAGCGGGAAGATGCCTAGAAACCTATATATTCTATCAGCATATAGGCTTACACCACCAATAATGAGATTCCTCCTTGAGAAACACCCTGAGATAAGGCTTGATGGAATAATAGCTCCCGGCCATGTCTCAGCAGTGATCGGGGCCAACTCGTGGAGATTTGTTGCTGAAGAGTATGGTATACCAATAGTTGTCTCGGGCTTTGAACCACTCGATGTGGTTTTATCCATTTATATGATATTGAAGAGTATTGAGGAAGGTAGACCTGGGTTAATGAATGAGTACACCAGGGTTGTCAACCCGGATGGAAACACATACGCATTAAAAGCTATTAGTGAAGCATATACTGTGAAAGACAGTTATTGGCGGGGCATAGGATCAGTTCCATTAAGTGGCGCAGTGCATAGCCCTAGGTATAGCAACCATGATTACCTAGAGTCAATGGGGTTTAAGGAGACAATAACCGATGATAAGCATCCTGGTTGCATATGTGATAAGGTGGTTCTAGGACTCGCTAAGCCAACACAATGCCCCCTCTTCATGAAGACTTGTACCCCGAACAACCCGTATGGACCATGCATGGTTAGCTCCGAGGGTACTTGTAGAATATGGGCTGAAAACATGCCTGTGCTACATGGAGCGGTGTTGTAG
- a CDS encoding radical SAM protein encodes MISKIVILDGYTDEPAGLGVPPYINTYPRLVAGAVWNRVKDADIKYWTIDDARRNFGLFIKQARENQLLVVIGGAEVPGKYLGGKPLSIQELETILLLTKDVNRILIGPAASHGFGSGGGNIAVETGRLRNLFTEIVRGDPEIYIDELMQYGFEKARPWLLRENYELADKAFRLGAKIVLQHPNYGRNLVVEIETYRGCSRWITGGCSFCIEPRHGRPLMRSLKGIIEEVEALYRLGVRHIRLGKQPDILAYMARDIGKQVFPRPDPEVIERLFQGIRNVAPGLITLHIDNVNPGTIVHYPEESIRILKTIVKYHTPGDVAALGIESFDEKVVNINNLKVYPDEALEAIRLINRVGRERGWNGMPHLLPGINLIYGLPGESRNTYHMNLEYLTKIIREGLMVRRLNIRRVAVLENTPLWLRRDEVEYLLKKYRDLYRFHRVRVMQLFDKIMLKRILPPGTILYYLIAEKKSSSHTIARFPGSYPIAVKVKGEIPLWSILAVRVKGYSAKSVSGEPISLRNL; translated from the coding sequence ATGATAAGTAAAATAGTAATCCTGGATGGATACACTGACGAGCCAGCAGGCCTTGGAGTACCTCCATACATAAACACTTATCCGAGGCTCGTTGCGGGTGCAGTATGGAATAGGGTGAAGGATGCTGATATAAAATACTGGACGATAGATGATGCAAGAAGGAACTTTGGTTTATTTATAAAACAGGCAAGGGAAAACCAGCTCCTAGTCGTCATAGGAGGAGCTGAAGTACCTGGTAAATACCTTGGAGGCAAGCCACTAAGTATACAGGAGCTTGAAACAATACTGCTCTTAACTAAGGATGTAAACAGGATCCTCATAGGTCCAGCGGCCAGTCATGGATTCGGGAGTGGGGGAGGAAATATAGCTGTAGAAACAGGGAGGCTGAGGAATTTATTCACGGAAATAGTGAGAGGCGATCCAGAGATATATATTGACGAGTTAATGCAATACGGCTTCGAGAAGGCCCGTCCATGGCTGCTCAGAGAGAACTATGAATTAGCGGATAAAGCGTTTAGGCTGGGGGCTAAAATAGTCCTCCAACATCCTAACTACGGTAGAAATCTCGTTGTTGAGATAGAGACGTATAGGGGCTGCAGCAGGTGGATAACAGGAGGTTGCTCATTCTGTATTGAACCCAGACATGGAAGACCGTTAATGAGGAGCTTGAAGGGTATTATTGAGGAGGTGGAAGCATTATATAGGCTAGGAGTTAGACACATCAGGCTGGGAAAGCAGCCTGATATATTGGCATACATGGCTAGGGACATCGGTAAACAGGTGTTTCCACGTCCGGATCCCGAGGTTATTGAAAGACTTTTCCAAGGAATAAGAAACGTTGCACCTGGATTGATCACATTACATATAGATAATGTAAACCCAGGTACAATAGTGCATTACCCTGAGGAATCAATTAGAATACTTAAGACAATAGTGAAATATCATACACCCGGAGACGTTGCGGCTCTGGGAATAGAGAGCTTCGATGAAAAAGTGGTTAATATAAATAACTTGAAAGTGTACCCTGATGAAGCATTGGAGGCTATACGCTTAATAAATAGGGTTGGAAGGGAAAGAGGATGGAACGGCATGCCCCATCTACTGCCTGGAATAAACCTCATTTATGGTTTGCCAGGTGAATCAAGGAATACCTACCACATGAATCTAGAGTATTTAACCAAGATAATTAGAGAAGGGTTGATGGTAAGAAGGCTGAACATACGTAGAGTAGCTGTTCTAGAGAACACGCCTTTATGGTTGAGGAGAGATGAGGTTGAATACTTGCTTAAGAAGTACAGGGATCTCTATAGGTTCCACCGGGTAAGAGTAATGCAGTTATTTGATAAGATAATGTTAAAGAGGATACTTCCCCCTGGTACAATACTCTATTATCTCATAGCTGAGAAAAAATCATCAAGCCATACAATAGCCAGGTTCCCAGGTAGTTACCCTATCGCGGTCAAGGTTAAGGGGGAGATACCTTTATGGAGTATCCTAGCTGTAAGGGTGAAGGGATACTCAGCTAAAAGCGTGTCTGGTGAACCTATATCTCTTAGAAACCTCTGA
- a CDS encoding decarboxylase: MNREEWDINVAKELWGLNHSIRGSIITVDEEGYLVISLGEQKIRVKNLLEKHGFDVAYIRVLPLIERAIRTVYEAFTELAKVHGFKGSLQPVFPMKVNPIEVVIDAIWRYGEKYKWGFNTGSLGELELLSKYLEKGSRILIYDGVVSDSVIKILVRFKENGWRVIIDVESEHDLDILSKYPEFEIGLRIKPLFRPGGKWAHSAGLEGKFGLTVNTLMKLREEYKWIEERGRLLHIHPGSQIYKWSDMEAFINEVYNIFTQLQSHGFPSIEIVDLGGGLAYPYLDTRDGTIESPDYGLIEYFNHILKVFSRLEKHPTLVYEGGRYIVSAHRILVAKVVDIRPYSTEQAQSLRSAQVEDFLSNVRSIDDLKKLVNEYKKYIHKSKQVHQYTLEERELAEDVVSKVRDELLAKIYELVRNKPSQIESVINDPLLYKLVTSPSKRYILNFSIFADIPDSVLVNQYFQAVPAQRLNEKPDVLAVLGDLTCDSMGEINEYISHVKTPLEASDWFTKMDLRLMLIPGRRLKLGGVPLHLPIKGENYYIAILDTGAYQDPLAMKHNLIYGAPEIILDEKDGEVEVKIIEKNGKYL, translated from the coding sequence ATGAATAGGGAAGAATGGGATATCAACGTAGCGAAAGAACTATGGGGACTGAACCATAGCATCAGGGGAAGCATTATAACTGTGGATGAAGAGGGATATCTAGTAATAAGTCTTGGAGAGCAGAAAATAAGAGTAAAAAACCTACTGGAAAAACATGGTTTCGATGTAGCATATATAAGGGTACTTCCATTAATAGAAAGGGCAATTAGGACAGTATACGAGGCATTCACAGAGCTGGCTAAAGTCCATGGTTTTAAAGGCAGTCTTCAACCAGTTTTCCCTATGAAGGTCAACCCTATAGAAGTAGTTATAGATGCTATATGGAGGTATGGTGAAAAATATAAATGGGGATTCAACACCGGCTCCCTTGGAGAGCTGGAATTACTCTCAAAGTACTTGGAGAAAGGCAGCAGGATACTCATATATGATGGAGTAGTTTCAGACAGTGTTATAAAGATCTTAGTAAGGTTCAAGGAGAATGGCTGGAGAGTAATAATCGACGTGGAAAGTGAGCACGACCTGGACATCCTATCAAAGTACCCCGAGTTCGAAATAGGGCTCAGGATAAAGCCTCTCTTCAGGCCTGGAGGTAAGTGGGCTCATTCAGCTGGGCTAGAAGGCAAGTTTGGGCTAACAGTAAACACTCTCATGAAACTCAGAGAGGAATACAAGTGGATAGAGGAGAGGGGTCGCCTCCTCCACATACACCCAGGATCACAAATCTATAAATGGAGTGATATGGAGGCATTCATTAATGAGGTTTACAATATATTCACACAGCTACAGTCACATGGATTCCCCAGTATAGAAATAGTAGACCTAGGTGGTGGGCTAGCCTACCCATACCTAGATACTAGGGATGGAACAATTGAGTCGCCGGATTATGGTTTAATAGAATACTTCAACCACATCCTTAAGGTCTTCAGCAGGCTTGAAAAACACCCAACCCTGGTATATGAGGGGGGAAGATACATTGTATCAGCTCATAGAATACTTGTTGCGAAAGTTGTCGACATCCGCCCTTATTCAACAGAGCAGGCACAATCCTTAAGAAGTGCCCAGGTGGAGGATTTCCTAAGTAATGTGAGATCTATAGATGACCTGAAGAAACTGGTGAACGAATACAAGAAGTATATTCACAAGAGTAAGCAAGTGCATCAATATACGTTAGAGGAGAGAGAGCTGGCTGAGGATGTAGTATCTAAGGTAAGGGATGAGTTACTAGCTAAAATATATGAGCTGGTTAGAAACAAGCCGTCCCAGATAGAATCCGTGATAAACGATCCCCTCCTATACAAGCTGGTCACCTCGCCTTCTAAAAGATACATTCTGAACTTCTCGATATTCGCCGATATTCCCGATTCAGTCCTGGTAAACCAGTACTTCCAGGCTGTGCCAGCGCAGAGACTAAACGAGAAACCCGATGTATTAGCGGTACTAGGGGATCTAACCTGTGACAGCATGGGGGAGATCAACGAGTATATAAGCCATGTAAAGACACCCCTCGAGGCATCCGACTGGTTTACTAAAATGGATCTAAGACTCATGTTGATCCCTGGTAGAAGACTCAAGCTTGGAGGAGTCCCATTACACCTGCCAATAAAGGGTGAGAATTATTATATCGCAATACTAGACACAGGTGCATACCAAGACCCCCTCGCTATGAAGCACAACCTCATCTATGGTGCTCCCGAGATAATACTAGATGAGAAAGACGGGGAGGTAGAGGTAAAAATCATTGAGAAAAACGGTAAATACCTCTAG
- a CDS encoding CopG family ribbon-helix-helix protein produces the protein MSKDTLVIVMGGRKIGIYLPGDLEELVIEYLKRRGGRSISSLVQEALRTYLMSEEIPGCNLVGYIMVLYKHGMGDIDRELTEIQHEYIGSVLFENHIHIDEERCLMTIAFRGRYSDFESLMKKVRSLRGVILVKHLCVCVD, from the coding sequence ATGAGTAAGGATACCCTTGTGATAGTCATGGGTGGCAGGAAAATAGGTATTTATTTACCAGGGGACCTCGAAGAATTGGTCATTGAATACCTGAAGAGACGTGGTGGTAGAAGCATTAGCTCACTGGTTCAGGAAGCCCTTAGGACCTATTTAATGAGCGAGGAGATACCTGGGTGCAACCTAGTCGGCTATATAATGGTTCTATATAAACATGGTATGGGAGACATTGATAGAGAGCTCACTGAAATCCAGCACGAGTACATTGGCTCGGTACTCTTTGAGAACCACATTCACATCGATGAGGAGAGATGTTTAATGACTATCGCTTTTAGGGGTAGATACAGTGATTTTGAGTCGCTGATGAAAAAGGTTAGGAGTCTACGTGGTGTGATCCTGGTTAAACACCTATGTGTATGCGTTGACTAG
- a CDS encoding metal-dependent transcriptional regulator yields the protein MIGERSEEYLEVIYVLSMNGRPKVREIARRLCVKPSSVVEFLRKLANEGYIIYEKGGKIELTEKGLKVAREIHERHKLLGLFLESLGVPREIAEEDACKMEHILHPVTISKIREYLVKKSFSEH from the coding sequence ATGATCGGTGAGCGCTCAGAAGAATACCTGGAAGTAATATATGTGTTATCTATGAATGGAAGGCCAAAGGTCAGGGAGATAGCTAGGAGACTTTGTGTCAAACCAAGTAGTGTCGTTGAATTCCTGAGAAAACTTGCCAATGAAGGCTACATAATATATGAGAAAGGCGGTAAAATAGAGTTAACGGAAAAAGGCCTTAAGGTAGCTAGGGAGATACATGAGAGACATAAGCTATTGGGGTTATTCCTCGAAAGCCTTGGAGTACCCAGGGAGATCGCAGAGGAGGACGCATGTAAAATGGAGCATATATTGCATCCCGTAACGATCTCAAAGATACGCGAGTACCTGGTGAAAAAAAGTTTTTCCGAGCACTAA
- a CDS encoding thioredoxin family protein translates to MGGLFDPDTESELRKIFQAFPRELNDILVVSSSGGGHEHHEDEEEHHHHHGDCPTCDEAKVLAEEIMRISGGKIRFTILNPENFSGLRPRYIPAFIYDTPKRNIRYYGLPSGQEFAPFIFIHDYISNGVKLSKSVIEEIESIDAPLHVKIFVTPECPYCPLVVDFFNQAGIVNQNIVVETIEALEHPIEADSYGVQYVPFVAITKLSDYEKYGAKPVEVIPGYLPPEENAKILVKAGNKLRRINS, encoded by the coding sequence ATGGGAGGCTTATTCGATCCAGATACAGAGTCAGAGTTAAGGAAGATATTCCAGGCTTTTCCCAGAGAACTAAATGATATATTAGTGGTTTCAAGCAGTGGTGGAGGGCATGAACACCATGAAGACGAGGAAGAACATCATCATCACCATGGAGATTGTCCCACATGCGATGAGGCAAAAGTACTTGCAGAGGAAATCATGAGGATTAGCGGGGGGAAGATCAGATTCACGATATTAAACCCTGAGAATTTTTCGGGGTTGAGGCCAAGATATATTCCGGCATTCATTTATGATACCCCTAAGAGGAATATACGCTACTATGGCCTACCAAGCGGACAGGAGTTCGCGCCATTCATATTCATACACGACTATATATCTAACGGCGTTAAGCTATCCAAGAGCGTTATAGAAGAAATAGAGAGTATCGATGCTCCTCTCCATGTAAAGATATTCGTGACGCCAGAATGCCCGTACTGCCCACTAGTTGTAGACTTCTTCAATCAAGCCGGCATAGTTAACCAGAATATAGTTGTCGAGACAATAGAGGCGTTAGAACACCCTATTGAGGCAGACTCTTACGGGGTGCAGTATGTGCCATTCGTGGCGATCACTAAATTAAGCGATTACGAGAAATACGGTGCGAAGCCGGTTGAGGTGATCCCCGGATACCTGCCACCAGAGGAAAACGCGAAGATCCTGGTTAAAGCCGGGAATAAACTAAGGAGGATTAATTCCTGA
- a CDS encoding winged helix-turn-helix domain-containing protein yields MQARSYTLRVLEILNNTPSLSSREIAEILGIDFSRAKEILERLRYSGYVEKAGRGYIITTRGRSLIAELTKQKTISPQNTAQEKQGSPASEEAASSEKSVDEKRQESRTERRMQQAPETLDHVSLLVKQLEEFSKRLRELEVKIKDLDARLTSLENFAKEVVKHHDMVQHTGSQSGGEGQYVIETPVMNMNEAQSRLGPLLDKYLLEGRLIRIGTLIVDHVFYEEFKKKFPIKASEVSKLSNLEKTLLNEMRNEMLVILYAGKEYRLVNA; encoded by the coding sequence TTGCAGGCCAGATCATATACTCTTAGAGTGCTAGAGATACTGAATAATACGCCAAGCCTCTCATCCAGGGAGATAGCTGAGATACTTGGTATAGATTTCTCCAGGGCGAAGGAGATACTTGAGAGACTTAGGTACAGTGGATACGTGGAGAAAGCAGGAAGAGGATATATTATAACGACAAGGGGGAGGAGTCTTATAGCAGAGTTAACAAAACAGAAAACAATATCCCCACAGAATACTGCACAGGAGAAACAGGGTAGCCCAGCAAGTGAAGAAGCCGCCTCAAGTGAGAAATCCGTTGACGAGAAGCGACAGGAGAGTAGGACAGAGAGGCGGATGCAGCAGGCTCCTGAAACACTGGATCACGTTAGCTTACTAGTTAAACAGTTAGAAGAGTTTTCCAAGCGCTTGAGGGAGTTAGAGGTTAAAATAAAAGATCTTGATGCAAGATTAACGAGCCTAGAGAACTTCGCCAAGGAGGTTGTGAAGCACCATGATATGGTTCAGCACACTGGTAGCCAAAGCGGTGGAGAGGGACAATATGTCATAGAAACCCCTGTGATGAACATGAATGAAGCCCAGAGCAGGCTTGGACCCCTGCTAGACAAATACCTGCTAGAGGGAAGGTTGATCAGGATTGGCACGCTCATAGTGGACCATGTATTCTATGAGGAATTCAAGAAGAAGTTCCCCATTAAGGCTAGTGAAGTAAGCAAGTTGAGCAACCTGGAGAAAACACTTTTAAACGAGATGAGGAATGAAATGCTTGTAATATTATACGCTGGGAAAGAATACCGCTTGGTCAACGCGTGA
- the twy1 gene encoding 4-demethylwyosine synthase TYW1, producing MVLTIDWDEVRKKREEFWSSSPVYKAIYDRLVKQGYHLIGTIGAVKRCHWSKEAVLRNRYCYKCLWYGIESHRCIQMTPVVAWCWNRCLHCWRLQPEDIGMHWDDTRPPVIDDPEILVEESIRAHREIMAGFKGNPRADQKLVEEALNPKHAAISLTGEPTLYPRLGELISEYHKRGITTFLVTHGTRPDTLRNLETEPSQLYISIESWDKDSYEHFNRPLVPRAWELFNETLELIPSFKSPTVFRFTIVKGFNDHEIALKNFAKFIEKAQPSYVEVKAYMYIGGSRGRLFKNNMPSHIEVREIARKIAELTGYTVMSESVPSRIVLLSRVGKPKRHGRGCPDGVENPEKYVPVLTEEYEEIQD from the coding sequence ATGGTTTTGACTATAGACTGGGACGAAGTCAGGAAGAAGCGCGAGGAATTCTGGAGCAGTAGCCCTGTTTACAAGGCTATTTACGATAGGCTAGTGAAGCAGGGCTATCACTTAATAGGTACTATAGGAGCTGTTAAAAGATGCCACTGGAGCAAGGAAGCCGTATTGAGGAATAGGTATTGCTATAAGTGTCTATGGTACGGTATTGAGAGCCATAGATGTATACAGATGACGCCTGTAGTAGCATGGTGCTGGAATAGGTGCCTTCACTGCTGGAGGCTCCAGCCAGAGGATATAGGCATGCACTGGGATGACACGCGTCCCCCAGTGATCGATGATCCAGAGATCCTGGTCGAAGAAAGTATTAGGGCCCACAGAGAGATCATGGCTGGTTTCAAGGGTAATCCAAGGGCTGATCAAAAACTGGTTGAAGAAGCATTGAATCCTAAGCATGCAGCCATAAGCCTAACCGGTGAACCAACACTTTATCCAAGGCTTGGTGAGCTAATAAGCGAGTATCATAAGAGAGGCATCACTACATTCCTTGTCACACATGGTACAAGGCCTGATACTCTCAGGAACCTTGAAACAGAGCCGAGTCAGCTGTATATAAGTATAGAGTCATGGGATAAAGATAGCTACGAGCACTTTAACCGCCCCTTAGTACCAAGGGCATGGGAGTTATTTAATGAAACACTTGAATTAATACCCAGCTTCAAGTCTCCCACGGTATTCAGGTTCACGATAGTAAAGGGGTTCAACGATCATGAAATAGCTCTTAAGAACTTCGCTAAATTCATTGAAAAAGCACAACCATCATACGTAGAGGTCAAGGCATACATGTATATCGGGGGAAGCAGAGGTAGGTTATTCAAAAACAATATGCCAAGCCATATAGAGGTAAGGGAAATAGCCAGGAAAATAGCTGAGTTAACAGGTTACACAGTGATGAGCGAGTCCGTGCCAAGCCGTATAGTTCTCTTAAGCAGGGTAGGTAAGCCGAAAAGACATGGTAGGGGATGCCCTGATGGGGTGGAGAACCCTGAGAAATATGTACCGGTATTAACGGAGGAGTATGAGGAAATACAGGATTAG
- a CDS encoding biotin/lipoyl-containing protein yields MPKKYSIVLFSDENIELEVLTKDKDLIVVKDAEGRMHRVRVLRESDERYMLYIDDKITSVGIVGDKIYVDLQPILVKKVKEYVSPVKVEERKEEKLIQVEEGVVTAPISGKVIEVKVMQGQEVGENDVIAVLESMKMLIEVKSPFKGVVEAVYIKPGVSISKGDKLVKVKLMK; encoded by the coding sequence ATGCCTAAGAAGTATAGCATAGTATTATTCAGCGATGAAAATATAGAGCTGGAAGTTCTGACAAAAGACAAGGACCTCATCGTGGTCAAGGATGCTGAGGGAAGGATGCACAGGGTGAGAGTATTAAGGGAGAGCGATGAACGATACATGCTATACATAGATGATAAAATCACCTCCGTAGGAATAGTTGGTGATAAAATATATGTGGACCTCCAGCCCATACTAGTTAAAAAAGTAAAGGAATATGTCTCGCCAGTTAAAGTGGAAGAAAGGAAAGAAGAAAAACTGATCCAGGTAGAAGAGGGAGTGGTGACAGCACCCATAAGTGGTAAAGTAATAGAGGTTAAAGTAATGCAGGGACAGGAAGTAGGGGAAAACGATGTGATAGCAGTGCTTGAATCAATGAAGATGCTTATCGAGGTGAAATCACCATTTAAAGGAGTAGTTGAAGCAGTGTATATCAAACCAGGCGTATCCATTAGCAAAGGGGATAAATTAGTTAAGGTTAAACTAATGAAATAG